Proteins encoded within one genomic window of Pseudorasbora parva isolate DD20220531a chromosome 3, ASM2467924v1, whole genome shotgun sequence:
- the LOC137071628 gene encoding uncharacterized protein: MAQSRGKKMVELALKRKYPENDTHVGIPSKRQQVLPPAETMEWTILDTFLDTTSVDSLYDDITDLDYVPTPTMAQTEVELGDPGEQVQEPQPEPQPEPQPEPQPGPQPDVESRRPPMREPCGAKCRRRCTDHISEERRREIWSQYWEMTYTERRSWMFYSVTPMPTKRITTGPESRRGRSFIYRLQNQKGEPRQVCKMFFLSSLGYHPKNDSLVISMMGKSNTRPLVPSKDQRGRQAAVNKIDVKTLDDHIESFHPCVSHYRREHAPNRRYLPSDITIKMMHSDYLDKGNACSYEAYRKMVKDKKISFAKLGEEQCEDCLEHAEHVNCHTGETESSDCPECLRWNKHKQSALESRQSYQADAERDWPDMTSVRSVDLQKVIMLPRMPGVKSAVFTRRIVAYHETFASVGKKTNKKNTISVLWHEGMAGRSAAEITSAYTTALEKERDVRHTIFWVDNCSAQNKNWCLLSSLVTLVNSDTISQEDITLKFFERGHTFMSADSFHHGVEQQMRSRPGGVVYDFEDFVSVVASSNSRKVDVIKLENANVLDWRDGHSTVKVKKAQAPKLGEMAEIQVRRGSKSLFYKLSHTENEFMELDFLMKKFSLKVPTLLRPQNRGVEEVKKRDILCNLCHLMPPNRRVFWYSLPVSNVLEDEE; this comes from the exons ATGGCACAAAGCAGGGGAAAGAAGATGGTCGAACTGGCGTTGAAAAGAAAATACCCGGAGAATG ATACACATGTAGGTATTCCATCAAAGAGGCAGCAAGTCCTGCCCCCCGCTGAAACAATGGAGTGGACCATCCTGGACACTTTCCTGGATACCACCAGCGTGGACAGCTTATATGATGACATTACAGACCTAGATTATGTCCCAACCCCTACGATGGCACAGACTGAAGTGGAACTTGGAGACCCAGGAGAACAAGTGCAAGAGCCCCAGCCAGAGCCCCAGCCAGAGCCCCAGCCAGAGCCACAGCCAGGGCCACAGCCTGATGTTGAATCACGTCGACCACCAATGAGAGAGCCATGTGGTGCCAAATGTCGAAGAAGGTGTACAGACCATATTTCAGAGGAAAGACGGAGGGAGATATGGAGTCAGTACTGGGAGATGACCTACACAGAAAGACGATCATGGATGTTTTACTCAGTTACCCCAATGCCAACCAAAAGAATAACAACCGGCCCAGAAAGTCGCCGTGGCCGCTCATTTATCTACCGCCTGCAAAACCAGAAAGGAGAGCCAAGACAGGTCTGCAAAATGTTTTTCCTGTCATCATTGGGCTACCACCCTAAAAATGACAGTCTCGTTATTTCCATGATGGGGAAGTCGAACACCAGGCCACTGGTTCCATCCAAGGACCAGAGAGGAAGGCAGGCTGCAGTCAACAAGATAGACGTGAAGACCCTTGATGACCACATTGAGTCCTTCCATCCTTGTGTGAGCCATTACAGACGGGAGCATGCCCCAAATCGACGGTACCTGCCAAGTGACATCACAATTAAGATGATGCATTCAGACTACCTGGATAAAGGAAACGCCTGCTCCTATGAAGCATACAGGAAGATggtaaaagacaaaaaaatcagctttgccaaACTTGGGGAGGAGCAATGTGAGGACTGTTTGGAACATGCAGAACATGTGAACTGCCACACAGGGGAGACTGAAAGCTCAGATTGCCCAGAGTGCCTAAGGTGGAACAAACATAAGCAGTCTGCCCTAGAGAGCCGCCAAAGCTACCAGGCAGATGCAGAGAGGGACTGGCCGGACATGACATCAGTTCGGAGTGTGGACCTCCAGAAGGTGATAATGCTGCCACGGATGCCAGGAGTCAAGTCAGCAGTATTTACTCGTCGCATCGTGGCATACCACGAAACATTTGCCtcagtggggaaaaaaacaaacaaaaaaaacaccatcTCTGTATTGTGGCACGAGGGAATGGCTGGGCGAAGTGCCGCGGAAATTACATCAGCATATACAACTGCATTGGAGAAGGAGCGGGATGTACGCCACACCATATTCTGGGTGGACAACTGCAGTGCACAGAATAAGAACTGGTGCCTTCTATCCTCACTTGTCACTCTTGTGAACAGTGACACCATTTCACAGGAGGACATCACACTAAAGTTTTTTGAGAGGGGACACACGTTCATGAGCGCAGACAGTTTCCACCATGGTGTCGAGCAGCAAATGAGGAGCCGTCCAGGTGGTGTGGTCTACGACTTTGAGGactttgtgagtgttgtggcaAGCTCCAACTCCAGGAAGGTGGATGTTATCAAATTGGAGAATGCCAATGTGCTAGATTGGAGGGATGGCCACTCCACCGTCAAGGTCAAGAAAGCGCAAGCACCAAAGCTTGGGGAGATGGCGGAGATACAGGTGCGGCGTGGCTCCAAGAGCCTCTTTTACAAGCTGTCCCATACGGAGAATGAATTTATGGAATTGGACTTCCTCATGAAGAAATTCTCGCTGAAGGTGCCCACTCTTTTGCGACCACAGAATAGAGGGGTTGAGGAGGTCAAGAAGAGAGACATCCTCTGTAATCTTTGTCACCTCATGCCACCAAACAGGAGGGTGTTCTGGTATTCCCTGCCTGTGAGCAATGTTTTGGAGGATGAGGAGTAA
- the LOC137071629 gene encoding leucine-rich repeat-containing protein 19-like — translation MMAGTGLHVVWMAAVVMSSGIAQRVDMNNASLSSIPAGKPANLTQLILSHNSVAMSASDIKTLQEYPRIRELDLSYNHIQALPAGAFDSLADLETLKLTGNQLQTLDKNTFKALTKLRSLELEENPWNCSCSLMSLIKQLKESGVSTGSEVMCYSSEKTAVLDGNPFCLNQSTTVETILAATPEPSNSSSSKGLAGGDGGTPAGSHSWKFLLGVVALTLSTSMLIVCAVKSPSWYKLLFNYRHQRLREDVEPSVFNTGRFSNFSLDTEQTETSAQELDQDPFEDDDGFIEDGYIDPENYSQPSDAPNGPLDAPNGP, via the exons ATGATGGCTGGGACAGGGCTGCATGTGGTGTGGATGGCAGCGGTGGTGATGAGCTCAGGAATCGCACAGCGG GTGGACATGAACAACGCGTCTCTGTCTAGCATTCCTGCAGGAAAACCTGCAAACCTCACCCAGCTGATCCTGAGCCATAACTCCGTGGCCATGTCTGCCTCGGATATAAAGACCTTACAGGAGTATCCCAGGATTCGCGAGCTAGACCTCTCTTATAACCACATACAGGCACTGCCAGCGGGAGCTTTCGACAGCCTCGCAGACCTCGAGACGCTCAAACTCACAGGAAATCAACTGCAAACCCTTGACAAAAACACCTTTAAAGCACTGACAAAACTGAGGAGTTTGGAGTTGGAGGAAAACCCGTGGAACTGCTCCTGCTCACTCATGAGTCTGATCAAACAGCTGAAGGAGTCTGGAGTATCCACAG GCAGTGAAGTGATGTGTTACAGCTCCGAGAAAACAGCTGTCCTTGATGGAAACCCTTTCTGCTTAAATCAATCCACAACAGTCGAGACTATATTAGCAGCAACCCCCGAGCCCAGCAACAGCAGCTCCAGCAAAG GGCTCGCCGGGGGGGACGGAGGGACGCCGGCAGGAAGCCACAGCTGGAAGTTCCTTCTGGGTGTCGTGGCTCTGACTCTCAGCACCTCCATGCTCATCGTGTGTGCGGTCAAATCTCCCTCTTGGTACAAACTTCTGTTCAATTATCGGCACCAGAGGCTGCGTGAGGATGTGGAGCCGAGCGTCTTCAACACTGGCCGCTTCTCCAACTTCAGCCTGGACACGGAGCAGACGGAGACGAGCGCTCAGGAGCTGGACCAGGACCCGTTTGAGGACGATGATGGCTTCATAGAGGACGGCTACATTGATCCGGAGAACTACAGCCAGCCTTCGGATGCTCCTAACGGGCCTTTGGATGCTCCTAACGGACCGTAA